A window of Cohnella herbarum contains these coding sequences:
- a CDS encoding SDR family NAD(P)-dependent oxidoreductase gives MLLNGKVCIVTGGGSGIGEVTAKRFAEAGAIAIVVDIDEREARRVVDEIREKHGVNSAHALIADVSSEARVREMVAELIEREGKIDVVFNNAAAILPKALEEVEEGEWTRLIDVNLKSVYLMTKHTIAWLRKTKGNIVNMSSLNGLVGQKQNAVYAATKGAIVAMTKSLALDYAEDGVRVNCICPAGVMTPLLEKWILEQDSPEATRTKLNDMHPLGRPAQADEIADAALFLASGNARFMTGVALPVDGGASLGY, from the coding sequence ATGCTGCTGAACGGCAAAGTCTGCATCGTAACCGGAGGCGGCTCGGGGATCGGAGAAGTCACGGCGAAGCGGTTCGCGGAAGCGGGAGCGATCGCGATCGTCGTCGATATCGACGAGCGGGAAGCTAGGCGAGTGGTCGACGAAATAAGAGAGAAGCATGGCGTGAATTCCGCGCACGCCCTGATCGCGGACGTTTCTTCCGAGGCTCGAGTACGGGAGATGGTTGCCGAGCTGATCGAACGCGAAGGAAAGATCGATGTCGTGTTCAATAACGCGGCGGCGATATTGCCGAAGGCGTTGGAGGAAGTCGAGGAGGGCGAATGGACGAGGCTGATCGACGTGAATTTGAAGAGCGTCTATCTCATGACCAAGCATACGATCGCCTGGCTGCGGAAGACAAAAGGCAATATCGTCAATATGTCTTCCTTGAACGGGTTGGTCGGCCAGAAGCAGAATGCGGTATACGCGGCCACGAAAGGCGCCATCGTCGCGATGACGAAATCGCTGGCGCTCGATTACGCGGAGGACGGCGTAAGGGTCAACTGCATTTGTCCGGCAGGGGTGATGACCCCATTGTTGGAGAAATGGATTCTGGAGCAAGACAGTCCCGAGGCGACGCGAACGAAGCTAAACGATATGCATCCGTTAGGCAGGCCCGCGCAAGCGGATGAAATCGCGGATGCGGCGCTGTTCTTGGCGAGCGGGAATGCTCGCTTCATGACGGGAGTGGCTTTGCCGGTAGACGGCGGAGCGTCCTTGGGTTATTAA
- a CDS encoding GntR family transcriptional regulator yields MSKKQLSRYVLTDQLYLLIKNQILSHVMQAGDKINIDKLARDLGVSNIPIRESLFRLASEGLVTIVPFKGMFVAEMSLKDIDEIFEIRQSLEELSVRKAVSRVPKELLRQLLREIQSEDGEAQTDGSEEVEQGQEDAISRMNEGLHGTILQYAKNENLKQTVTFLIERIHRYLKLHHYRIEFRAEKLEHEAIIQALLDEDAEKAVQAMRLHLQHSHRRLRDNFE; encoded by the coding sequence GTGTCCAAAAAACAATTAAGCCGTTACGTACTGACGGATCAACTGTATCTACTAATCAAAAATCAAATTCTTTCCCATGTGATGCAGGCGGGAGATAAGATCAACATCGACAAGCTGGCCAGGGATCTCGGTGTCAGCAACATTCCGATCCGGGAATCCCTGTTCCGCCTTGCTTCGGAAGGGCTGGTAACCATCGTCCCGTTCAAGGGTATGTTCGTCGCCGAAATGAGCTTGAAGGATATCGACGAAATCTTCGAGATTCGGCAGTCCTTAGAGGAGCTATCCGTCCGCAAAGCGGTAAGCCGGGTACCGAAGGAGCTTCTGCGGCAGCTGTTGCGGGAAATCCAATCCGAAGACGGCGAGGCTCAGACGGATGGTTCTGAAGAGGTCGAACAAGGACAAGAAGACGCTATCTCGCGAATGAACGAGGGATTACACGGGACGATACTTCAATACGCCAAGAACGAGAACCTCAAGCAAACGGTGACCTTCCTCATTGAGCGAATTCACCGGTATTTGAAGTTGCACCATTACCGGATCGAGTTTCGCGCGGAGAAGCTGGAACACGAGGCGATTATTCAAGCTCTGCTAGACGAGGATGCGGAGAAAGCCGTGCAAGCGATGCGTCTTCACCTGCAACATTCGCATCGGCGGTTGCGAGATAATTTTGAATAA
- a CDS encoding carbohydrate binding domain-containing protein has translation MRRNVSLLLLFMMLASVIQPSVAFGENKEPETKIGTGHWAEEALGKWKDLGLIQGDPSGNLQPDRSITRAEFAALVNRLFNLTDTSGGNFADVRQGQWYADDMAKARTSGYLTGYADRTVKPLSPITREEAVVVLQRVFKLDDSEVAATPLAFKDSDQISHYAKKAIAQLATLGYVSGYQDGTFKGKQSITRAEAVSIMNRIAPLIINKAGNVDVKNVEGNVLVNAAGVTLSNMKIAGDLILTEGIGEGDVILDNVTVTGNTFVQGGGENSIKAIDSKLNTVRISKRNHKIHFILLGSSSADRVYANSGTILDNATESGEGFGRIMIAKSLPSQAKVRFIGRFTKVDTEAGDGSNAEPIDILIDGPVGELILNFKANIIVSPTGSIGNLKIGTMASGSTLEGKIEKIDNAADNVRYQGKILPKTEDATAVPSSAGGNSSGTGPNVAAFTAKASKGTAAGTTKVQATASSGLHLAVKVSHETIAEPVPGTKAPAGGTVINPYVAGSDIGGVDGVINKYAGVYLLDASHKVVKFQQVVLTEAEIAPKQWNLVWDDEFDGVGIDQSKWNYVEKGDGFGNSELQYYTARTENARVEDGSLIIEARKENYQGQQYTSAKLTTEDKGHWTYGKYEVRAKLPKGQGIWPAIWMMPQDMDMYGTWPASGEIDIMELVGNEPGTVHGTLHYGTPHTSSGYSYSLPGGGAFADDYHIFTTEWEPGELRWYMDGVLYAVQNDWFSLDGTQPADYTYPAPFDRDFYMQLNVAVGGIWPGSPDATTAFPQKMLVDYVRVYEMDPTYGYRQPAEERPGQRDQGSITPGKTPLADGNYIYNGTFDEDKPDVAGIPEAANSDYWTFRVGNNGAATVGNDNGAMKINVSDTGDANYSTQLIQQPVPLRIGKFYKVSFDAKASSERSIEVKLGSGGEGGWKDYAAQSFNLGTSMSRYEFVFKMQAFTHMNARLEMNLGGSTGSVWLDNIKLVETAGQSEQNRIPLADGNYIYNGSFALGKGGMSYWTWLKNSSASATASVGITAESKPFKAAIMNGGSTPEAVQLVQDNIFLKGNAYYVVSFDGAAEQATAVQIDVVDAVDGTNYSGVRTIPLGVDREKKQFYFRFDSAQDRNVKLRVLLGGGLSRWVTLDDFRIDERNVNRISTDPVFIQAEHYFYQSGITVLSETNGSTSVESFGTGDSLEYLVDIAVSGNYQFAYRAKSAGVGGAIQATTDEAAGGQTVIPDTSGNWQTVVSAPLALQAGVQMIKLKAIAGEMSLNWFAIAQDGSNFSIDDSGNLIKNGKFNDDLAQWGFWTEASANVANDNGKLRVTANSVGGQSWSIQSTQSDISLAVNTFYTLSFDASASVNRRIGVAIENAVQNRLMPDKTIDLQSSMTRYSFDFEMGAADPTGKLVFSLGNVGNAGSLGSHKIWIDNVKLQVTNKVAPLDAAIEPGTVPGTTRVNAVPGSANHLAASIGNVSVPVPNYGDKLPDSANLVNPYLGGDNLFGANATTNKYLAIYEADANNRIVKYKQFVLTEQDILPTEATDPAELLAIASIQPGTSHATTRINASAGGGNHLVAKVSHQAIATPNKGDRVPSGGTVVNPYLSGSDLSGVDGTTNKYVALYEADAAQRVVKFKLLELTAANIKSENWQMVWNDEFDDSGIDPAKWNYVQGGGGYGNQELQNYTNRADNVRIENGALVIEARKENYQGSSYTSAKLDTSGKAKWTYGRYEIKAQLPEGQGLWPAIWMMPEDMGMYGTWPASGEIDIMEALGHEPSTIHGTLHYGVEHASSGQSYTLPGGQTFTSGFHTYAVEWEPGELRFYVDDILFAVQNDWFAYNYENPDVYTYPAPFDRDFYMQLNVAVGGVWPGNPDASTVFPQKMLVDYVRVYQLDEEKYRKAPGQRPGPRDLSGITGTGKTPTADGNYVYNGAFDQNAPDVEGIPGTSNSDYWTFNNGTGFGAQATAAYDNGAMRVDISNGGGATYAVQLIQKPIPIEMGKSYKISVDARASANRNIEVKTSQGGEGGWTDYGKGNMAVTTETKTYSYTFRMLSNTHHTARLEINLGGSTGSVWIDNVRFEEVTDNTVVERPPLANGNYIYNGTFELGASYMGFWTFEKNADAAATSKVDPHAGLREFHAAIDNGGNSESSVRLKQRGLHLVKDNWYKIQFKARSESARSIDVRIAGESARFALTSNDGVYSYIFKMNGNSDLNGELQFLLGGDGADVYIDDVEMKQYFPPLSKMLRGEDFETTEGVTMKPKTAGGHYVAFDDDSDFIESGIEIAETGEYVVSYKVSAVAGGKSIGVELDGGAKRLLAVPNTHGYERWSVVTERVQLTAGLHTWKLSGKGVNLDWIEFAPDLISNNAMDTVTDPWVLWVGTEDWAGFAAGSMAIDSGEMKIDIQNQGNQFWSIQFNQMGISLKQGKNYRLSFDARSTVNRQVRVSLEQDGGSPQYLLKTLDLGNGMTRYSYDFAMNQISQENAKLNFVLGNVSGIVGAHQVYLDNVILSETGEVVPELGGGTMANLALNQTASASSGNAALAFDGNLATRWESAQSDPQSIQVDLGSSQEIDYVKLDWEGAYGKAYSIDVSTNGSDWTTVFLTSGGNGGLDEIRFHPVQARYVKVNGTARGTNYGYSLFEFAVYAHDAGYIVEPSAPPALVADSTDAIIKHDTEIAFADNEQWRNSITSLSLNGTPLVNGMDYWIVPGKIQLKGTATPTAGDYEIRIQAIRYDDATVTQSISPIPPTVDLAVGKSATASSGDAASAFDGNDGTRWISDVSDPQWIRVDLGDVYDIGRVLLKWEGAYGKTYSVETSVNGTDWTEVYATNIGDGGVDTFNFASAQARYVRLMGTERGTIYSYSLWSFEVYPYDPSGLMTPPALIADTTNNIVGEDVQIGFSDDPAWRTAISDILIDNVSVIGSVYANVGSIEIPALLIPEAKDYDIQVVATGYSQASVVQTVSAINLALSPGVTASASSGDASMAIDGNSVSRWESEHKVDPQWIMVDLKSSKTIQRVIIDWEGARASSYKVEVSVDGAGWTEVYSTTTGSGAKDILTFGPVSGQYVRMTGTVRALPYGYSIYEIAIY, from the coding sequence ATGAGAAGAAACGTGAGTTTATTGCTCTTATTCATGATGTTGGCGAGCGTAATACAGCCTTCTGTTGCCTTTGGCGAGAACAAGGAGCCGGAGACGAAAATCGGGACGGGCCATTGGGCAGAGGAAGCCCTCGGTAAATGGAAGGACTTAGGCTTGATTCAAGGTGATCCGTCGGGAAATCTTCAGCCTGACAGATCGATTACGCGTGCCGAATTCGCGGCTCTCGTTAATCGGCTCTTTAACCTAACGGATACAAGCGGCGGCAATTTCGCCGACGTTCGGCAGGGGCAGTGGTACGCGGACGATATGGCAAAGGCGAGAACGTCAGGTTACTTAACCGGCTATGCCGACAGAACCGTCAAACCGCTGAGTCCCATCACGCGGGAAGAAGCGGTGGTCGTGCTTCAGCGGGTATTTAAGCTGGACGATTCTGAGGTTGCTGCGACTCCGTTGGCATTCAAGGATTCGGACCAAATCAGTCACTATGCGAAGAAGGCTATAGCGCAGTTGGCTACGCTCGGCTATGTTTCGGGTTATCAGGACGGGACGTTCAAAGGCAAGCAATCGATCACGCGGGCTGAAGCAGTATCCATCATGAACCGGATCGCTCCCCTAATCATCAACAAAGCCGGCAATGTGGATGTTAAGAACGTAGAAGGAAACGTGCTCGTAAACGCAGCGGGCGTCACCCTAAGCAACATGAAGATCGCTGGAGATCTCATCTTAACGGAAGGGATCGGGGAAGGCGACGTTATCCTCGATAACGTAACCGTTACCGGGAACACATTCGTTCAGGGCGGCGGAGAGAATAGCATTAAGGCGATAGACTCCAAATTGAATACCGTGAGAATAAGCAAGAGGAATCATAAAATTCATTTTATACTTCTAGGGAGCTCGTCAGCAGACAGGGTCTATGCGAATAGCGGTACGATTCTGGACAATGCCACGGAGAGCGGAGAAGGCTTCGGACGAATCATGATTGCCAAATCTTTGCCCTCACAGGCGAAGGTGAGGTTCATCGGCCGGTTTACGAAGGTCGATACGGAAGCGGGAGATGGCTCGAACGCGGAGCCGATCGACATTCTCATTGACGGACCGGTAGGCGAGTTGATTTTGAATTTCAAAGCTAATATTATCGTTTCCCCAACAGGCTCGATAGGAAATCTGAAGATCGGTACGATGGCTTCCGGTTCAACCTTGGAAGGGAAAATAGAGAAGATCGACAATGCGGCGGACAATGTCCGATATCAGGGAAAAATATTGCCCAAAACGGAGGATGCGACGGCGGTTCCGTCCTCAGCTGGGGGCAACTCCTCAGGCACTGGGCCTAACGTAGCCGCGTTCACCGCAAAAGCAAGCAAAGGGACGGCCGCGGGAACGACCAAGGTTCAAGCCACTGCTTCTTCAGGCCTTCATCTAGCGGTTAAAGTCTCTCATGAGACAATCGCGGAGCCCGTCCCGGGAACGAAAGCGCCGGCAGGAGGAACGGTGATCAACCCGTATGTCGCGGGGAGCGATATCGGCGGCGTCGATGGAGTCATCAATAAATACGCGGGCGTCTATTTGCTTGATGCAAGTCATAAAGTCGTGAAATTCCAGCAGGTCGTACTGACTGAGGCTGAGATTGCACCGAAGCAATGGAATCTCGTGTGGGATGATGAGTTCGATGGCGTCGGCATCGATCAAAGCAAATGGAACTATGTGGAGAAGGGCGACGGATTCGGGAATAGCGAGCTGCAGTACTACACGGCCCGTACAGAGAATGCTCGGGTAGAGGACGGTTCGTTGATTATTGAAGCCCGCAAAGAAAATTACCAGGGGCAGCAATATACGTCGGCCAAGCTGACGACGGAGGATAAAGGCCATTGGACATACGGGAAGTATGAGGTGCGCGCTAAGCTTCCTAAAGGTCAAGGGATTTGGCCGGCGATCTGGATGATGCCTCAGGATATGGATATGTACGGTACATGGCCGGCTTCGGGCGAGATCGATATCATGGAGCTGGTTGGCAATGAGCCGGGAACCGTACATGGTACGCTGCATTACGGCACGCCTCACACAAGCAGCGGTTATTCCTATAGCCTTCCGGGCGGAGGCGCGTTCGCCGACGATTATCATATATTCACGACGGAGTGGGAGCCGGGAGAATTGCGGTGGTATATGGACGGAGTTCTGTATGCCGTGCAGAACGATTGGTTTTCCTTGGATGGGACTCAGCCTGCGGATTATACCTATCCAGCGCCGTTTGACCGCGACTTCTACATGCAATTGAACGTAGCGGTAGGCGGTATATGGCCGGGAAGCCCGGATGCTACGACCGCGTTTCCCCAGAAGATGCTAGTCGATTACGTTCGCGTTTACGAGATGGACCCGACATACGGCTATCGCCAGCCCGCCGAGGAACGTCCGGGGCAACGCGACCAAGGGAGCATAACGCCGGGTAAAACGCCGCTTGCCGATGGGAACTATATTTATAACGGTACCTTCGACGAGGATAAGCCCGATGTTGCAGGTATTCCCGAAGCGGCGAATTCCGATTACTGGACGTTCAGGGTCGGCAATAACGGCGCTGCGACCGTTGGGAATGACAATGGAGCGATGAAGATCAACGTCTCCGATACCGGCGATGCCAATTATTCCACGCAGCTGATCCAGCAGCCCGTGCCTTTGCGGATCGGCAAGTTTTACAAAGTGTCTTTCGACGCGAAGGCATCCTCCGAACGATCGATCGAAGTCAAGCTTGGCAGCGGCGGCGAAGGCGGCTGGAAAGATTATGCGGCTCAATCCTTTAATCTGGGCACATCGATGTCGCGTTATGAGTTTGTGTTCAAAATGCAAGCCTTCACGCACATGAACGCTCGTCTTGAGATGAACCTTGGAGGCAGCACCGGCTCGGTGTGGCTGGATAATATCAAGCTCGTGGAGACGGCAGGGCAGTCGGAGCAGAATCGGATTCCGTTAGCCGACGGGAATTATATATACAATGGATCGTTCGCGCTGGGCAAAGGCGGGATGAGTTATTGGACTTGGCTGAAGAATAGCTCCGCGAGCGCAACCGCATCCGTAGGCATCACGGCAGAGTCGAAGCCCTTCAAGGCTGCGATAATGAACGGGGGAAGCACGCCGGAAGCCGTCCAACTCGTTCAGGACAATATCTTCCTGAAAGGAAATGCTTATTACGTTGTATCGTTCGACGGGGCAGCAGAGCAAGCTACGGCCGTTCAAATCGACGTCGTCGATGCCGTCGACGGTACGAACTACTCCGGTGTCCGGACGATTCCGCTCGGGGTCGATCGGGAGAAGAAGCAATTTTATTTCCGCTTCGATTCCGCTCAAGATCGCAATGTGAAACTGCGAGTCCTTCTTGGCGGTGGCCTGTCGAGGTGGGTCACGCTGGACGACTTCAGAATCGACGAGCGAAACGTTAATCGAATATCGACCGATCCGGTATTCATACAAGCCGAGCATTATTTCTATCAAAGCGGGATTACGGTTTTGTCCGAAACGAACGGAAGCACTTCCGTCGAATCGTTCGGAACCGGAGACTCTTTAGAATATTTGGTCGATATCGCGGTATCGGGGAATTACCAGTTCGCTTATCGGGCGAAGTCGGCAGGGGTAGGCGGCGCTATTCAGGCGACCACGGATGAGGCAGCGGGTGGCCAAACGGTGATTCCCGATACAAGCGGCAACTGGCAGACCGTCGTTAGCGCGCCGCTCGCTTTGCAAGCGGGCGTGCAGATGATCAAGCTCAAAGCGATTGCCGGCGAAATGAGCCTCAATTGGTTCGCGATCGCTCAAGATGGCAGCAACTTCTCCATCGATGACTCGGGCAATCTGATCAAGAACGGCAAGTTCAACGACGATCTCGCGCAGTGGGGGTTCTGGACGGAGGCGTCGGCTAACGTAGCTAACGACAACGGGAAGTTAAGGGTAACCGCCAATTCCGTAGGCGGACAATCCTGGAGCATTCAGTCGACGCAATCCGATATTTCCTTGGCGGTGAATACGTTCTATACGCTTTCTTTTGACGCTAGCGCATCGGTTAATCGAAGAATCGGCGTAGCGATAGAGAATGCAGTGCAGAATCGTCTCATGCCGGACAAGACGATCGACTTGCAGTCCTCGATGACGCGCTATTCCTTCGACTTCGAGATGGGAGCAGCAGATCCGACTGGGAAGTTGGTGTTTTCCTTGGGTAACGTGGGTAATGCCGGAAGTTTGGGAAGTCACAAAATATGGATCGATAACGTCAAGCTGCAAGTGACGAACAAGGTTGCGCCGCTTGACGCCGCGATCGAGCCGGGTACCGTTCCCGGTACGACGAGGGTTAACGCGGTGCCAGGCAGCGCTAATCATCTAGCGGCGTCTATCGGAAACGTCTCCGTGCCGGTACCGAATTACGGCGACAAGCTTCCCGATTCGGCAAATCTGGTTAATCCCTATCTCGGCGGGGATAACTTGTTCGGCGCAAATGCGACAACGAATAAGTACTTGGCCATCTATGAGGCGGACGCGAACAACCGGATCGTGAAGTATAAGCAGTTCGTACTTACGGAGCAGGATATCCTCCCGACTGAAGCTACGGATCCTGCAGAGCTATTGGCTATTGCAAGTATTCAACCGGGTACGTCGCATGCGACGACCCGAATCAACGCGAGCGCGGGAGGGGGCAATCATCTCGTCGCTAAAGTGTCCCATCAAGCGATAGCGACGCCGAATAAAGGGGATCGCGTTCCGTCGGGCGGGACAGTAGTCAATCCTTATCTTTCGGGTTCGGATCTGTCCGGCGTAGATGGGACTACGAACAAATACGTCGCATTGTACGAAGCGGATGCAGCCCAGCGCGTCGTGAAATTCAAGCTGCTGGAACTAACGGCGGCGAACATCAAATCGGAAAATTGGCAGATGGTGTGGAATGACGAATTCGATGACTCGGGGATCGATCCGGCGAAATGGAATTACGTTCAAGGCGGCGGTGGATACGGAAACCAGGAGCTGCAGAATTACACGAACCGAGCGGACAACGTAAGGATCGAGAACGGGGCGCTCGTGATCGAAGCGCGTAAAGAAAACTATCAGGGCTCAAGTTATACATCCGCTAAGCTCGATACGAGCGGTAAAGCGAAATGGACTTACGGCCGCTACGAGATTAAAGCGCAGTTGCCGGAAGGGCAAGGCCTATGGCCGGCAATCTGGATGATGCCGGAGGATATGGGGATGTACGGGACATGGCCGGCATCCGGAGAGATCGATATCATGGAAGCGCTGGGGCATGAACCGAGTACGATCCACGGTACGTTGCATTACGGAGTCGAGCATGCCAGCAGCGGGCAAAGCTACACGCTTCCCGGCGGCCAAACGTTCACAAGCGGTTTTCACACGTATGCCGTAGAGTGGGAGCCGGGCGAGCTGAGGTTCTACGTAGACGACATTCTCTTTGCGGTACAGAACGACTGGTTTGCATACAACTATGAGAATCCCGACGTCTATACTTACCCTGCTCCTTTCGACCGCGATTTCTATATGCAGTTGAACGTTGCGGTCGGTGGCGTATGGCCGGGAAATCCCGATGCCTCAACCGTATTTCCGCAGAAAATGCTGGTCGATTACGTAAGGGTATACCAGCTTGACGAAGAGAAGTACCGCAAGGCTCCGGGTCAACGGCCGGGACCGAGAGACTTAAGCGGCATTACGGGCACGGGCAAGACTCCTACGGCGGACGGTAACTACGTGTACAACGGAGCTTTCGATCAGAACGCACCGGACGTCGAGGGTATACCCGGAACCTCTAACTCCGATTATTGGACGTTTAATAACGGTACCGGATTCGGAGCGCAAGCAACGGCGGCTTACGATAACGGGGCGATGCGAGTCGATATCTCGAACGGCGGCGGAGCTACGTATGCCGTTCAGTTAATCCAGAAGCCGATCCCTATCGAGATGGGCAAATCCTATAAAATATCCGTGGACGCGCGAGCTTCGGCCAACCGGAATATCGAAGTGAAGACGAGTCAAGGCGGAGAAGGCGGATGGACCGATTACGGCAAAGGAAACATGGCGGTAACGACGGAAACGAAAACTTATTCGTACACTTTCCGAATGCTCTCCAATACGCATCATACGGCGCGTTTGGAGATCAACCTTGGCGGCTCGACCGGTTCGGTATGGATAGATAATGTACGCTTCGAGGAAGTGACGGACAATACGGTCGTCGAGAGACCGCCGCTTGCGAACGGGAACTACATTTATAACGGCACTTTCGAGCTGGGAGCGAGTTATATGGGCTTCTGGACCTTCGAGAAAAATGCGGACGCAGCAGCAACAAGCAAGGTGGATCCCCATGCGGGGCTTCGCGAGTTCCATGCCGCAATCGATAATGGCGGAAATTCCGAGTCGTCGGTTCGGTTAAAGCAGCGAGGCTTGCATCTGGTAAAGGACAACTGGTATAAGATCCAGTTCAAGGCTCGTTCCGAATCGGCTCGTAGTATCGACGTCCGAATCGCGGGCGAAAGCGCTCGGTTTGCGCTTACATCGAATGACGGGGTATATAGTTATATTTTCAAAATGAACGGAAATTCCGACTTGAATGGAGAACTGCAATTCTTGCTCGGCGGTGATGGCGCGGATGTTTACATCGACGATGTCGAGATGAAGCAGTACTTCCCTCCGTTAAGCAAGATGCTGCGGGGAGAAGACTTCGAGACTACGGAAGGCGTAACGATGAAGCCGAAGACGGCAGGGGGCCATTACGTAGCCTTCGACGATGATAGCGACTTTATCGAGAGCGGCATAGAGATTGCGGAGACGGGCGAATACGTCGTTTCTTATAAAGTTTCCGCCGTTGCCGGAGGCAAGTCGATTGGGGTTGAGCTTGACGGAGGCGCCAAGCGACTGCTCGCTGTACCTAACACGCATGGTTACGAGAGATGGAGCGTGGTGACGGAGCGGGTGCAGCTGACGGCCGGACTGCATACGTGGAAGTTATCCGGAAAAGGCGTAAATCTAGATTGGATAGAGTTCGCGCCGGATTTGATCAGTAACAATGCGATGGATACCGTAACCGATCCGTGGGTATTATGGGTTGGAACCGAAGATTGGGCTGGTTTCGCAGCCGGTTCCATGGCGATCGATAGTGGCGAGATGAAGATCGATATCCAGAACCAAGGGAATCAATTCTGGAGCATACAGTTCAACCAGATGGGGATTTCTTTGAAGCAAGGCAAGAACTATAGGCTTTCCTTCGATGCCCGGTCTACGGTAAACCGTCAGGTTCGCGTATCCCTGGAGCAGGATGGAGGCTCTCCGCAATATTTACTGAAGACGCTAGACCTTGGCAACGGTATGACGCGATACAGTTACGACTTCGCCATGAACCAGATCAGCCAAGAGAACGCTAAGCTGAATTTCGTCTTGGGCAACGTGTCCGGTATCGTCGGGGCGCATCAAGTATATCTGGACAACGTCATTCTGTCGGAGACCGGAGAAGTCGTTCCCGAACTTGGCGGAGGAACGATGGCGAACTTGGCGCTCAACCAAACGGCGTCGGCTTCAAGCGGTAATGCCGCGCTTGCTTTCGACGGCAATCTCGCGACGCGCTGGGAATCCGCGCAAAGCGATCCGCAATCGATTCAGGTTGATCTAGGAAGCTCTCAAGAAATCGATTACGTGAAGCTCGACTGGGAGGGGGCGTACGGGAAAGCCTATTCCATCGACGTCTCGACCAATGGTTCGGATTGGACGACCGTATTCTTAACGAGCGGCGGCAACGGGGGGCTCGACGAAATTCGATTCCACCCCGTGCAAGCGCGTTACGTAAAGGTTAACGGAACGGCACGCGGAACGAATTACGGATATTCGTTGTTCGAATTCGCCGTTTATGCGCACGATGCCGGCTATATCGTCGAACCATCCGCTCCGCCTGCGCTCGTGGCGGATTCTACCGATGCGATTATCAAGCACGATACCGAAATCGCATTCGCGGATAACGAGCAGTGGCGTAATAGCATTACTTCCCTTAGCCTGAATGGAACGCCGCTCGTGAACGGAATGGATTACTGGATCGTGCCGGGGAAAATACAGTTGAAGGGAACGGCGACTCCGACAGCCGGAGATTACGAGATCCGTATTCAAGCTATCCGTTATGATGACGCGACCGTCACGCAAAGCATTTCGCCGATTCCTCCGACGGTAGATTTGGCGGTCGGCAAGTCGGCAACGGCCTCCAGCGGCGATGCCGCGTCCGCGTTCGACGGGAACGACGGAACGAGATGGATATCGGACGTTTCCGATCCGCAATGGATTCGCGTCGATCTTGGAGATGTCTACGATATCGGCAGAGTATTGCTGAAATGGGAAGGAGCCTACGGTAAAACGTATAGCGTAGAAACTTCCGTTAACGGAACCGACTGGACGGAGGTTTACGCTACGAATATCGGCGACGGTGGAGTGGATACGTTTAATTTCGCATCCGCTCAAGCCCGTTATGTTCGCTTAATGGGCACGGAGAGGGGAACGATCTACTCTTACTCCCTGTGGAGCTTCGAGGTGTATCCTTACGATCCGAGCGGCTTGATGACACCGCCCGCGCTCATCGCGGACACAACGAATAACATTGTCGGGGAAGACGTACAGATCGGTTTCTCCGACGATCCGGCTTGGAGGACGGCGATCTCGGATATTCTCATCGATAACGTCAGCGTGATTGGTTCAGTTTACGCGAATGTCGGAAGCATCGAGATTCCGGCCTTGCTAATTCCGGAGGCGAAGGATTACGACATCCAAGTCGTTGCTACCGGTTATAGTCAAGCATCGGTCGTACAGACGGTGTCGGCAATTAATCTGGCTCTTAGCCCGGGCGTTACGGCATCGGCTTCCTCGGGAGATGCGAGCATGGCCATCGATGGCAATTCCGTTAGCAGATGGGAAAGCGAGCATAAAGTAGATCCGCAGTGGATTATGGTCGACCTGAAGAGCAGCAAGACGATCCAGCGGGTTATCATCGATTGGGAAGGCGCCAGAGCTTCGTCGTATAAGGTTGAAGTTTCCGTTGACGGAGCAGGGTGGACGGAAGTTTACTCGACGACGACCGGCTCCGGCGCGAAGGATATTCTCACGTTCGGCCCGGTCTCGGGACAATACGTGAGAATGACCGGAACCGTCCGGGCGCTGCCTTACGGCTATTCCATATATGAGATTGCAATCTATTAA